A single genomic interval of Sphingopyxis sp. CCNWLW2 harbors:
- a CDS encoding Lrp/AsnC family transcriptional regulator, translating to MRKMIDLDDFDRRLLALVRHDNLQPARILADKVGLSLSAVLRRLRRMREEKIIIADIAVVDPALTGSALTMHILVRMQQAGPQTMDAFAREIARHPEITGAWDVTGDDDFLLKVQIGSMEEYDVFTRRALGEDKGVHSFKTMITIRHIIENDVARRPLRDW from the coding sequence ATGCGAAAAATGATCGATCTCGACGATTTCGACCGCCGGCTGCTCGCGCTGGTGCGGCACGATAATCTCCAACCCGCGCGAATCCTCGCCGACAAGGTCGGGCTGTCATTATCAGCGGTGCTCCGCCGTCTGCGCCGGATGCGCGAGGAAAAGATAATCATCGCCGATATCGCAGTGGTCGATCCGGCGCTGACCGGATCGGCGCTCACCATGCATATCCTCGTCCGGATGCAACAGGCGGGGCCGCAGACTATGGATGCGTTCGCGCGCGAGATCGCGCGCCATCCCGAAATCACCGGGGCGTGGGACGTGACCGGCGACGATGATTTCCTGCTGAAAGTACAGATCGGCTCGATGGAGGAATATGACGTCTTCACGCGCCGCGCGCTGGGCGAGGACAAGGGCGTGCATTCATTCAAAACGATGATCACGATCCGGCACATCATCGAAAATGATGTCGCGCGCCGGCCGCTGCGCGATTGGTGA